A DNA window from Leptolyngbya sp. KIOST-1 contains the following coding sequences:
- a CDS encoding glycosyltransferase family protein: protein MVNDSFRSRPYAPHKGRSHHRAAPAAGLRVAIYSHDTMGMGHKRRNLLIAQSLVRQVPHCSVLLITGMVEGNAENLPPGVDYLALPAWHKTTEGEYRPRRLDLSQQELAQLRGQIIRAALDNFNPDVFLVDNVPRGALRELDGVLEFLKKQPQTRCVLGLRDILDDPAVVRRQWRKAGNETAVRRYFDAIWIYGDPAVYDPVAAYRWPADIAAKVRYVGYLDGRQRLTASPPLALAKPRPGRIAPAPDRPLALCLVGGGQDGTAVATAFAQATLPEGWQGVLVAGPLMPQTSRQQVHRYAASRPELTVLDYCPEPTWLLNRAAAVVAMGGYNTTCEVLAFGTRALIVPRVKPRREQWIRAERLRQMGLVDLLHPDHIGPAVLTQWLAGGRPPEVMGRGSDRPGRIDLLGLERLPHLLAEVVAEPRSGGRSPLAAAV from the coding sequence ATGGTGAACGATAGTTTTCGATCGCGACCGTATGCCCCCCACAAGGGGCGATCGCACCACCGCGCGGCCCCCGCCGCTGGGCTGCGGGTGGCCATCTATTCCCACGACACTATGGGCATGGGCCACAAGCGCCGCAACCTGCTGATTGCTCAGAGTTTGGTGCGCCAGGTGCCCCACTGTTCGGTGCTGCTAATCACCGGCATGGTAGAAGGAAATGCTGAGAATCTGCCCCCCGGCGTTGACTACTTGGCTCTGCCCGCCTGGCACAAAACCACCGAGGGCGAGTACCGACCTCGACGGCTCGATCTTTCCCAGCAAGAGCTGGCGCAGCTGCGGGGCCAGATCATTCGCGCTGCGCTGGACAATTTCAACCCCGATGTGTTTTTGGTAGACAACGTGCCTCGGGGGGCGCTGCGGGAGCTGGACGGGGTGCTGGAGTTTTTGAAAAAGCAACCCCAGACCCGCTGCGTGCTGGGGCTGCGCGACATTCTAGACGACCCGGCGGTGGTGCGCCGCCAGTGGCGCAAGGCGGGCAACGAAACGGCGGTGCGCCGCTACTTTGACGCCATCTGGATCTACGGCGACCCGGCGGTGTACGACCCGGTGGCGGCCTACCGCTGGCCCGCCGACATTGCCGCCAAGGTGCGCTACGTGGGCTACCTCGACGGTCGGCAACGGCTGACGGCCAGCCCCCCGCTGGCGTTGGCGAAGCCCCGACCGGGGAGAATCGCCCCCGCCCCCGACCGTCCCTTGGCTCTGTGCCTGGTAGGGGGTGGCCAGGATGGGACGGCGGTGGCCACGGCTTTTGCCCAGGCGACCCTGCCCGAGGGCTGGCAGGGGGTGCTGGTGGCTGGGCCGCTGATGCCCCAAACCTCGCGACAGCAGGTGCACCGATACGCGGCCTCTCGACCAGAACTGACGGTGCTCGACTACTGCCCGGAGCCGACCTGGCTGTTGAACCGGGCGGCGGCGGTGGTGGCCATGGGCGGCTACAACACCACCTGCGAGGTGCTGGCCTTTGGCACCCGAGCGCTGATTGTGCCGCGCGTCAAACCCCGGCGCGAGCAGTGGATTCGGGCTGAGCGCCTGCGCCAGATGGGGCTGGTAGACCTGCTGCATCCCGACCACATCGGCCCCGCCGTCCTCACCCAGTGGTTGGCGGGGGGGCGGCCGCCTGAGGTCATGGGCCGGGGGAGCGATCGCCCTGGACGCATCGATCTGCTCGGCCTTGAGCGCCTGCCCCACCTGCTGGCCGAGGTGGTAGCCGAGCCCAGATCTGGGGGGCGATCGCCCCTAGCCGCCGCCGTTTAA
- a CDS encoding response regulator transcription factor, which translates to MSKILIVEDEPRIASFLSKGLEASGFSTLAVDSGQSAIYLANSDDFDLLILDLGLPDQDGLSVLEHIRGQGETIPVIILTVYDDLRHKLQGLNGGADDYVTKPFQLEELIARIQVQLRKKAQASKPAQLTLEVGDIVLDLRQRQVRKAGQLIELSTREFTLLELFMRRHQEAISRAELLSEVWGYDYDESSNVVDVYVGYLRKKLGARAIETVRGFGYRFRL; encoded by the coding sequence ATGAGCAAGATTTTGATCGTTGAGGACGAGCCTCGGATCGCCTCGTTTTTGAGCAAGGGGTTGGAAGCCAGCGGGTTCAGCACCCTGGCGGTAGACAGCGGGCAGAGCGCCATTTACCTGGCCAACAGCGACGACTTTGATCTGCTGATTCTTGACCTGGGGCTGCCCGACCAGGACGGGCTGTCGGTGCTGGAGCACATTCGCGGCCAGGGGGAGACGATTCCGGTCATTATTTTGACGGTGTACGACGACCTGCGCCACAAGCTGCAAGGGCTGAACGGTGGGGCCGACGACTACGTTACCAAACCCTTTCAGCTAGAAGAATTGATTGCGCGCATTCAGGTGCAGCTGCGCAAAAAAGCCCAGGCCAGCAAACCCGCCCAACTCACCCTAGAGGTGGGGGACATTGTGCTCGATCTGCGCCAGCGGCAGGTGCGCAAAGCGGGCCAATTGATCGAGCTTTCGACCCGCGAATTTACGCTGCTGGAATTGTTTATGCGACGCCACCAGGAGGCCATTAGCCGCGCCGAACTGCTCAGCGAGGTCTGGGGCTATGACTACGATGAATCCTCCAATGTGGTCGATGTCTACGTCGGGTATCTGCGGAAGAAATTGGGGGCACGGGCAATTGAAACCGTGCGCGGCTTTGGCTACCGCTTCAGATTATAA
- a CDS encoding sensor histidine kinase, giving the protein MHFLSSTRSRILTWLTALICLATAGSILAARQILLLQIDDSIDSALAQEIEEFQRLLNGFNPTTGEPFGDDVGAAFDVFLARSVPEDDEYFLALLDGEIYATSPIALPEALQFDDSAIARWSALSQVQQGQLKTPMETLAYKVYPIETASASKGVFVVAFSLTNRRQELRQILLIMSAVMGCAFLLALMAAWLVIGQVLAPLELLTETARSIKSADDELDQRIPVRGTREIAALTDTFNDMLSRLRASFASQRNFINDASHELQTPITVIQGHLELLGKEQGDRPKTLWLMQDELKRMSRLVKDLLLLARAERPDFLDLTMVQVDELMETIYAKAQAIAPRQWHLAQVAKVRIVGDRDRLTQAVMNLTQNAVEHTQPEDTIEIGSRLVNQQIHLWVHNSGSTVSPADQARIFQRFARAPASRRSEGAGLGLAIVQAIANAHGGTVALASSPGKGTIFTLVLPLEPPQDSAQP; this is encoded by the coding sequence ATGCATTTCCTGAGCAGTACGCGATCGCGAATCTTGACCTGGCTGACGGCCCTGATCTGTCTGGCGACGGCGGGGTCGATTTTGGCAGCGCGGCAAATTTTGCTGTTGCAGATCGACGACAGCATCGACAGCGCCCTGGCGCAGGAAATTGAGGAATTTCAGCGCTTGCTCAACGGCTTTAACCCCACCACGGGGGAGCCCTTTGGCGACGATGTGGGGGCGGCGTTTGACGTATTTTTGGCCCGCAGCGTGCCCGAGGACGATGAATATTTTCTGGCGCTGCTGGACGGCGAGATCTATGCCACCAGCCCGATCGCCCTGCCGGAGGCGCTGCAATTTGACGACAGTGCGATCGCCCGCTGGTCTGCCCTGAGCCAGGTGCAGCAGGGCCAGCTGAAAACCCCCATGGAGACGCTGGCCTACAAGGTCTACCCGATTGAGACGGCTTCGGCGAGCAAGGGGGTATTTGTGGTGGCCTTCTCGCTGACCAACCGCCGCCAGGAGCTCAGGCAGATTTTGCTGATTATGTCGGCGGTGATGGGCTGCGCGTTTCTGCTGGCGCTGATGGCCGCCTGGTTGGTGATTGGGCAGGTGCTTGCGCCCCTGGAGTTGCTGACGGAAACCGCCCGGTCGATTAAATCGGCAGACGACGAGCTAGACCAGCGGATTCCGGTGCGGGGCACCCGGGAAATTGCGGCGCTGACCGACACCTTCAACGACATGCTCAGCCGTCTGCGGGCCTCGTTTGCCAGCCAGCGCAATTTCATCAACGACGCCAGCCACGAGCTGCAAACGCCGATTACGGTGATCCAGGGCCATCTGGAACTGTTGGGTAAGGAGCAGGGCGATCGCCCCAAAACCCTCTGGCTGATGCAGGACGAGCTAAAGCGCATGAGCCGCCTGGTGAAGGATCTGCTGCTGCTGGCTCGGGCGGAGCGCCCCGACTTTCTCGATCTGACCATGGTGCAGGTGGATGAGCTGATGGAGACCATCTACGCCAAAGCCCAGGCCATTGCCCCCCGTCAGTGGCATCTGGCCCAGGTGGCTAAGGTGCGGATTGTGGGCGATCGCGATCGCCTCACCCAGGCGGTGATGAACCTCACCCAAAACGCCGTGGAACACACCCAGCCCGAGGACACCATTGAAATTGGCTCGCGCCTGGTCAACCAGCAGATCCACCTCTGGGTTCACAACAGCGGCTCCACCGTCAGCCCCGCCGACCAGGCCCGCATTTTTCAGCGGTTTGCCCGCGCCCCCGCCAGCCGTCGCTCGGAGGGGGCAGGGCTGGGGCTGGCGATCGTGCAGGCCATAGCCAATGCCCACGGTGGCACAGTCGCCCTTGCCAGCAGCCCTGGCAAGGGCACTATATTTACCCTTGTGCTTCCCCTAGAGCCCCCCCAAGACAGCGCCCAGCCATGA
- a CDS encoding sulfite exporter TauE/SafE family protein has translation MATLRFLGSVGYCLGMCGPITVAFSQSQSVVAGSRLALIY, from the coding sequence ATGGCCACTCTACGATTTCTGGGTAGCGTTGGATACTGCCTGGGCATGTGCGGGCCAATTACAGTTGCCTTCTCGCAGTCTCAGTCTGTGGTTGCTGGCAGCAGGTTGGCTTTAATCTACTGA
- a CDS encoding succinylglutamate desuccinylase/aspartoacylase family protein, producing MGKPTPESLRRMGAANLTASAALPLSPLTIGGETIPRGKRVRLDLPIARLTTGTMMSLPVTVICGKQPGPRLWLSAAIHGDELNGVDIIRRVAKGLKPSRLRGSVIAVPVVNIFGLLEQSRYLPDRRDLNRSFPGSARGSMASRLAALFMREVVSQCTHGIDLHTAAIHRVNLPQVRADLDDPATNEFARAFGAPVIIHASHRDGSLRQAAARRHIPTLLYEAGEALRFDEAAIQTGVDGIYRAMAYLGMYAPPATAPPATLEVRETRWVRASRGGIWHRSVSLGDPVKQRQPLGFISDTFGDKPVQVRSPRAGIVIGHGQNPLVNQGDALVHIASVTAETEQEQ from the coding sequence TTGGGCAAACCGACACCGGAATCGCTGCGGCGCATGGGGGCGGCCAACCTGACGGCCTCGGCGGCGCTTCCCCTTTCACCACTCACCATCGGGGGCGAAACCATCCCCCGGGGCAAGCGCGTGCGGCTGGACTTGCCGATCGCCCGCCTTACCACCGGCACCATGATGTCGCTGCCGGTGACGGTGATCTGCGGCAAACAGCCGGGGCCGCGCCTGTGGCTGAGTGCTGCCATCCACGGCGACGAGCTGAACGGGGTCGATATCATACGGCGGGTGGCAAAGGGGCTAAAGCCCAGTCGCCTGCGCGGCTCGGTGATTGCGGTGCCGGTGGTGAATATCTTTGGCCTGCTGGAGCAGTCCCGCTACCTGCCCGATCGCCGCGACCTGAACCGGTCCTTTCCGGGCTCGGCGCGGGGGTCGATGGCCAGTCGTCTGGCGGCCCTGTTTATGCGGGAGGTGGTCAGCCAGTGTACCCACGGCATCGACCTGCACACGGCGGCGATTCACCGGGTCAATTTGCCCCAGGTGCGGGCCGACCTGGACGACCCGGCCACCAACGAGTTTGCCAGGGCCTTTGGGGCACCGGTGATCATTCACGCCTCCCACCGCGACGGTTCCCTGCGTCAGGCCGCCGCCCGGCGACATATTCCCACCCTGCTCTACGAAGCGGGCGAAGCGCTGCGGTTCGACGAAGCCGCCATTCAAACCGGGGTCGATGGCATCTACCGGGCGATGGCCTACCTGGGCATGTATGCCCCCCCGGCCACCGCCCCCCCGGCCACCCTGGAAGTGAGGGAAACTCGCTGGGTGCGCGCCTCTCGCGGCGGCATCTGGCACCGGTCGGTGTCCCTGGGCGACCCGGTCAAACAGCGCCAGCCCCTGGGTTTTATCAGCGATACCTTTGGCGACAAGCCGGTGCAGGTGCGCAGCCCCAGGGCGGGCATCGTGATTGGCCACGGTCAAAACCCGCTGGTCAACCAGGGCGATGCGCTGGTCCATATCGCCAGCGTGACGGCAGAGACTGAGCAGGAACAGTAG
- a CDS encoding ATP-dependent DNA ligase, translating into MQRFTQLFQDIDATTSTNEKVRSLQAYFQDADPADKVWALYLLLGKTRRRTVTSRVLRDVFLQISDIPEWLFKDCYAQVGDSAEVITLLLRDVDLAGQSVAQSGVSRKGNRPFAPTKADGNAQTHSSNPIPLHQWMEEIIPMFRAMETDAERRDLIVSWWAALDSTEIFVLNKILTGAFRVGASVKLVIKGLATATGIAEAVLTHRLMGDFSPTAEFYTSLTSEEATQNAPSQPYPFFLATSLDEEKFQSEEVERWRAEWKWDGIRAQVIKRDDQVFVWSRGEDLVTAQFPEVEAMMATFPNGIVMDGEILCWQDGRPLSFNHLQKRLGRKKVSQKVMAANPVHFIAYDLLEYGGIDIREKPWGDRTQSLSTLLKVHTAPNLHQSVPLEFDSFAALAALRQNARQQGAEGLVVKAIDSPYLVGRKRGYWWKYKVDPMSLDAVLIYAQAGSGKRANLFTDYTFALWQGETLVPFAKAYSGLDNAEIDALDRWIRRHTTERFGPVRSVEPIHVFEICFEGIAESTRHKSGISVRFPRILRWRKDKPAAEADTLEAARELLSAFQ; encoded by the coding sequence ATGCAGCGATTCACCCAGCTTTTTCAGGATATAGACGCGACCACCTCGACCAATGAAAAGGTGCGATCGCTGCAGGCCTACTTTCAGGACGCTGACCCCGCCGACAAAGTGTGGGCGCTGTACCTGCTGCTGGGCAAAACTCGCCGCCGCACGGTGACCTCGCGGGTGCTGCGGGATGTGTTTCTGCAAATTTCCGACATTCCCGAGTGGCTGTTCAAAGACTGCTATGCCCAGGTGGGCGACTCGGCGGAGGTGATCACCCTGCTGCTGCGCGACGTGGATTTAGCCGGTCAGTCCGTCGCCCAGAGCGGCGTTTCCCGGAAGGGCAATCGGCCGTTTGCCCCTACCAAGGCTGATGGCAATGCCCAAACCCATTCCTCCAATCCCATTCCCCTGCACCAGTGGATGGAGGAGATTATTCCAATGTTCAGGGCGATGGAGACCGACGCAGAGCGGCGCGATCTGATTGTCTCCTGGTGGGCCGCGCTGGACAGCACCGAGATCTTTGTGCTCAACAAGATTCTCACCGGAGCGTTTCGGGTGGGGGCTTCGGTCAAGCTGGTGATCAAGGGGCTCGCGACCGCCACGGGCATTGCCGAGGCGGTACTGACCCACCGGTTGATGGGCGACTTTAGCCCCACCGCCGAGTTTTACACCAGCCTGACCAGCGAGGAGGCGACGCAGAATGCCCCCAGCCAGCCCTACCCGTTCTTTTTGGCCACCTCCCTGGACGAGGAAAAATTTCAGAGCGAGGAGGTTGAGCGCTGGCGGGCCGAGTGGAAATGGGACGGCATTCGTGCCCAGGTGATCAAGCGAGACGACCAGGTGTTTGTCTGGTCGCGGGGCGAAGACCTGGTCACCGCCCAGTTTCCGGAGGTGGAGGCCATGATGGCCACCTTTCCCAACGGCATCGTGATGGATGGGGAAATTCTCTGCTGGCAGGACGGTCGGCCCCTGTCATTTAACCACCTGCAAAAGCGCCTGGGCCGCAAGAAAGTGAGTCAAAAGGTGATGGCGGCAAATCCGGTGCACTTTATCGCCTACGACTTGCTGGAGTACGGCGGCATCGACATTCGTGAAAAGCCCTGGGGCGATCGCACCCAGTCTCTCTCCACCCTGCTGAAGGTACACACCGCCCCCAACCTGCACCAGTCCGTGCCGCTTGAGTTCGATTCCTTTGCCGCACTGGCGGCGCTGCGCCAAAACGCCCGCCAGCAGGGAGCAGAAGGGCTGGTGGTGAAGGCGATCGACAGCCCCTACCTGGTGGGCCGCAAGCGTGGCTACTGGTGGAAGTACAAGGTGGACCCCATGAGCCTCGATGCGGTGCTGATCTACGCCCAGGCGGGCAGCGGCAAGCGGGCCAACCTGTTCACCGACTACACCTTTGCCCTCTGGCAGGGGGAGACGCTGGTGCCCTTTGCCAAAGCCTACAGCGGGCTGGACAACGCCGAAATTGACGCGCTGGACAGGTGGATTCGCCGCCACACCACCGAGCGGTTTGGGCCGGTGCGATCGGTGGAGCCAATTCACGTGTTTGAGATTTGCTTTGAGGGCATTGCAGAATCCACTCGCCACAAGTCGGGCATATCGGTGCGCTTTCCCCGCATTCTGCGCTGGCGCAAAGACAAGCCCGCCGCCGAAGCCGATACCCTGGAGGCGGCCAGGGAGCTTCTGTCGGCGTTTCAATGA
- a CDS encoding phosphatidate cytidylyltransferase: MPWPRIISGIVAIAVALAMIGLGGWYFTLGFGILICLGQLEIFALVKAKGILPAAKTTLVVSQLLLITAHLSPSLADALLPISGTFICFYLLFQPQVATIADVAASILGLFYGGYLPSFWVRLRDLGDTATPLPLGGYWPETWPPALEALPYGLVVTLLAFACIWASDIGAYTAGKMIGRTPLSNISPKKTVEGAAFGMLGSTVVALAGSYWLQWPLWPATGAALGLMVGTSSLLGDLTESLMKRDAGVKDSGALIPGHGGILDRTDSYVFTGALVFFFVTLLLPLLPAG, from the coding sequence ATGCCCTGGCCTCGAATCATTAGCGGAATCGTTGCGATCGCGGTGGCCCTGGCCATGATTGGGCTTGGGGGCTGGTACTTTACCCTGGGTTTTGGCATTTTGATCTGTTTGGGCCAGCTGGAAATTTTTGCCCTGGTCAAAGCCAAGGGCATTTTACCGGCAGCCAAGACTACCCTCGTGGTGAGCCAGCTGCTGTTGATTACGGCTCACCTGTCGCCATCCCTGGCCGATGCCCTGCTGCCGATCAGCGGCACGTTTATCTGCTTTTACCTGCTGTTTCAGCCCCAGGTGGCCACCATTGCCGATGTGGCGGCGTCTATTTTGGGGCTCTTCTACGGCGGCTACCTGCCCAGCTTTTGGGTGCGCCTGCGCGACCTGGGCGACACCGCCACTCCCCTGCCCCTGGGCGGCTACTGGCCCGAGACCTGGCCCCCAGCCCTAGAAGCCTTGCCCTACGGACTCGTCGTCACCCTGCTGGCCTTTGCCTGCATCTGGGCCTCCGACATTGGCGCTTACACCGCCGGAAAAATGATTGGCCGCACGCCCCTGTCTAACATCAGCCCCAAGAAAACCGTCGAGGGGGCGGCCTTTGGCATGCTGGGCAGCACGGTGGTGGCCCTGGCGGGCAGCTACTGGCTCCAGTGGCCCCTCTGGCCTGCCACGGGCGCAGCCCTGGGCTTGATGGTCGGCACCTCCAGCCTGCTGGGCGACCTGACCGAATCGCTGATGAAACGCGATGCCGGGGTGAAAGACTCTGGCGCTCTCATCCCCGGCCACGGCGGCATTTTAGACCGCACCGACAGCTATGTATTTACGGGCGCGCTGGTGTTCTTCTTTGTCACCCTGCTGCTGCCCCTGCTGCCAGCGGGCTAG
- a CDS encoding type II toxin-antitoxin system YoeB family toxin, whose product MSRRITQEHCLVYEVREDQARILACRYPY is encoded by the coding sequence GTGTCGAGGCGCATCACCCAGGAGCATTGTTTGGTTTACGAAGTCCGCGAAGACCAGGCTCGCATTTTGGCCTGCCGCTATCCCTATTAA